A genomic region of Mycobacterium sp. Aquia_213 contains the following coding sequences:
- a CDS encoding acyl-CoA dehydrogenase family protein, producing MATTESTAVSDDDFREILAQTRQFVRTAVVPREQEILDEDRVPDDLRDEAKKMGLFGYAIPQEWGGLGLNLMQDAELAMELGYTSLALRSMFGTNNGIAGQVLVGFGTDEQKSRWLEAIASGDVVASFALTEPGAGSNPAGLRTKAVRDNDEWVISGQKRFITNAPVADLFVVFARTRPADDQGPGIAVFLVPADTAGVEVGVKDAKMGQEGAWTADVNFTDVRVGSDALIGGSEDVGYRAAMTSLARGRVHIAALAVGAATRALDESVAYAATATQGGTPIGSFQLVQAMLADQQTGVMAGRALVRDAARLWVADEDRRIAPSAAKVFCTEMAGNVADLAVQIHGGSGYMRGVTVERIYRDVRLLRLYEGTSEIQRLIIGSNLVKAAQRATSKER from the coding sequence ATGGCGACCACCGAATCCACAGCAGTATCGGACGACGATTTCCGTGAGATCCTCGCTCAGACAAGGCAATTCGTACGCACCGCGGTTGTTCCGCGCGAGCAGGAGATTCTCGATGAGGACCGCGTCCCCGACGACCTGCGCGACGAGGCCAAGAAGATGGGGCTGTTCGGCTACGCGATTCCCCAGGAGTGGGGCGGCCTCGGCCTCAACCTGATGCAGGACGCCGAGTTGGCGATGGAGTTGGGCTACACGTCGTTGGCACTGCGTTCGATGTTCGGCACCAACAACGGCATCGCCGGGCAGGTGCTGGTCGGGTTCGGTACCGACGAACAGAAATCGCGCTGGCTGGAGGCCATCGCGTCCGGTGACGTCGTCGCCTCCTTCGCGCTGACCGAACCCGGCGCCGGATCAAACCCGGCCGGTTTGCGCACCAAAGCCGTCCGCGACAACGACGAGTGGGTGATCTCGGGCCAGAAGCGCTTCATCACCAACGCGCCCGTCGCCGATCTGTTCGTGGTGTTCGCGCGCACCCGCCCCGCCGACGACCAAGGCCCGGGGATCGCCGTCTTCCTGGTTCCCGCGGACACCGCGGGCGTCGAGGTGGGCGTCAAGGACGCCAAGATGGGCCAGGAAGGCGCCTGGACGGCCGACGTCAACTTCACCGACGTTCGCGTCGGATCCGATGCGCTGATCGGCGGCAGCGAAGACGTCGGCTATCGGGCGGCGATGACCTCGCTGGCGCGCGGCCGGGTCCACATCGCCGCGCTCGCGGTCGGTGCGGCGACGCGCGCCCTCGACGAATCCGTCGCGTACGCCGCCACCGCGACTCAGGGTGGGACACCGATCGGAAGCTTCCAGTTGGTGCAGGCGATGCTGGCCGATCAGCAGACCGGGGTGATGGCCGGACGCGCACTGGTGCGCGATGCCGCACGATTGTGGGTCGCCGACGAGGATCGCCGGATTGCGCCGTCGGCCGCGAAGGTTTTCTGCACCGAAATGGCGGGCAATGTAGCGGATCTCGCGGTCCAGATTCACGGCGGCAGCGGTTACATGCGGGGCGTTACCGTCGAGCGCATCTACCGCGATGTGCGCTTGTTGCGGTTGTACGAGGGCACCAGTGAGATCCAGCGGCTGATCATCGGGTCGAATCTCGTCAAGGCGGCCCAACGAGCTACATCGAAGGAGCGTTAA
- the fabG gene encoding 3-oxoacyl-ACP reductase FabG yields the protein MWIQVSLLTGQTAVITGGAQGLGLAIAERFVAEGARVVLGDVNLEETEVVAKQLGGDDVAVAVRCDVTQSSDVETLIQTAVERFGGLDIMVNNAGITRDATMRKMTEDQFDQVINVHLKGTWNGTRLAAAIMRENKRGAIINMSSVSGKVGMVGQTNYSAAKAGIVGMTKAAAKELAYLGVRVNAIAPGLIRSAMTEAMPQRIWDSKVAEVPMGRAGEPSEVASVALFLASDLSSYMTGTVMEITGGRHL from the coding sequence ATGTGGATCCAGGTGTCTTTGTTGACAGGTCAGACGGCGGTAATCACAGGCGGAGCGCAAGGACTGGGTCTGGCCATCGCGGAGCGCTTTGTGGCCGAGGGGGCGCGCGTTGTGCTCGGCGACGTCAACCTCGAGGAAACCGAAGTCGTGGCCAAGCAGCTGGGCGGTGACGACGTCGCCGTCGCGGTCCGTTGCGATGTCACGCAGTCGTCTGACGTCGAAACCCTGATTCAGACCGCGGTCGAGCGTTTCGGCGGCCTGGACATCATGGTCAACAACGCCGGGATCACCCGTGACGCGACGATGCGCAAGATGACCGAGGACCAGTTCGATCAGGTCATCAACGTGCATCTGAAGGGAACCTGGAACGGCACTCGGCTGGCCGCGGCGATCATGCGGGAGAACAAGCGGGGCGCGATCATCAACATGTCCTCGGTGTCGGGGAAGGTCGGCATGGTCGGTCAGACCAACTACTCGGCGGCCAAGGCCGGCATCGTCGGCATGACCAAGGCGGCGGCCAAGGAGTTGGCCTACCTGGGTGTGCGGGTGAACGCCATTGCCCCCGGTTTGATCCGTTCTGCCATGACAGAGGCTATGCCGCAACGCATTTGGGATTCGAAGGTCGCCGAGGTGCCGATGGGCCGGGCCGGCGAGCCCAGCGAGGTCGCCAGCGTGGCGCTGTTCCTGGCGTCCGACCTGTCGTCGTACATGACCGGCACCGTCATGGAAATCACCGGCGGCCGCCACCTATGA
- a CDS encoding acetyl-CoA C-acetyltransferase: protein MRAIRAVVICEPVRTPIGRYGGMFKSLTAGDLGVAALKGLLERSGLAPDAVQDVVLGHCYPNSDAPAIGRVVALDAGLPVTVPGMQVDRRCGSGLQAVIQACLQVGAGDHDLVVAGGCESMSNVAFYSTDMRWGPPRNGVQLHDGLARGRTTAGGRHYPVAGGMLETAENLRRQYGISRQEQDELAVRSHQRAVAAQKDGILAEEIIGVSVPTRNGEELIDTDEHPRADTSVESLSKLKPVLRKDDPEATVTAGNSSGQNDAASMCVVTTPEKAAEYGLTPLVRMVSWGLAGVAPNIMGIGPVPATEAALAKAGLRLSDIDLIELNEAFAAQALAVTREWNFGAADFDRTNVHGSGISLGHPVGATGGRMLATLARELNRRQARYGLETMCIGGGQGLAAIFERVV, encoded by the coding sequence ATGAGGGCAATCCGCGCGGTCGTCATCTGCGAGCCCGTCCGGACGCCGATCGGCCGCTACGGCGGAATGTTCAAATCGCTTACCGCCGGTGACCTTGGTGTCGCGGCCCTGAAGGGACTGCTCGAGCGCTCCGGGCTGGCGCCCGACGCGGTGCAAGACGTCGTTCTCGGCCACTGCTATCCCAACAGCGATGCGCCGGCGATCGGGCGCGTGGTGGCGTTGGATGCCGGCTTACCGGTGACGGTGCCCGGCATGCAGGTCGACCGCCGCTGCGGGTCGGGCCTGCAGGCAGTGATCCAGGCGTGCCTGCAGGTGGGCGCCGGCGACCATGACCTCGTCGTCGCCGGGGGATGCGAAAGCATGAGCAACGTCGCCTTCTACTCCACCGACATGCGTTGGGGACCCCCCCGCAACGGCGTACAACTGCATGATGGATTGGCCCGGGGACGCACGACCGCCGGCGGCCGCCACTATCCGGTTGCGGGTGGGATGCTCGAGACTGCCGAGAATTTGCGCCGCCAGTACGGCATTTCACGCCAGGAGCAGGACGAGCTCGCGGTGCGGTCGCATCAGCGCGCCGTGGCCGCGCAGAAGGACGGCATTCTGGCCGAGGAGATCATTGGAGTTTCGGTACCCACCCGCAACGGCGAGGAACTGATCGACACCGATGAGCATCCCCGCGCCGACACCTCCGTGGAGTCGTTGAGCAAGCTCAAACCGGTTCTGCGGAAAGATGATCCGGAAGCGACGGTGACGGCCGGCAACTCCAGCGGGCAGAACGACGCGGCGTCGATGTGTGTGGTGACCACGCCGGAGAAGGCGGCGGAGTACGGCCTGACGCCGTTGGTCCGCATGGTGTCGTGGGGGCTGGCGGGGGTGGCGCCCAACATCATGGGTATCGGCCCGGTGCCTGCCACCGAGGCCGCGCTGGCCAAAGCGGGCTTGCGGCTGTCCGACATCGACCTGATCGAACTCAACGAAGCCTTTGCGGCCCAGGCCCTTGCGGTGACACGCGAGTGGAATTTCGGCGCCGCCGATTTCGACCGAACAAACGTGCACGGCTCGGGAATCTCGCTGGGCCACCCGGTCGGTGCGACCGGCGGCAGGATGCTGGCCACCCTGGCGCGTGAACTCAACCGTCGCCAGGCGCGCTACGGGCTGGAGACCATGTGCATCGGTGGCGGGCAGGGGCTGGCCGCGATTTTCGAGAGGGTTGTCTGA